A genomic region of Papaver somniferum cultivar HN1 chromosome 7, ASM357369v1, whole genome shotgun sequence contains the following coding sequences:
- the LOC113299866 gene encoding ribose-phosphate pyrophosphokinase 4-like, which translates to MEKCKQKKVLLFYCVESEDLARKVAASQSDSIQLQSINWRSFDDGFPNLFINNAQDIRGQHVAFLASFSSPAVIFEQLSVIFALPRLFVASFTLVLPFFPTGSFERMEEEGDVATAFTMARILSNIPISRGGPTSLVIYDIHALQERFYFGDHVLPCFETGIPLLKQRLDQLPDADNIVVAFPDDGAWKRFYKQLQHYPMVVCTKVREGDKRIVRLKEGNPAGRHVVIVDDLVQSGGTLIECQKVLAAHGATKVSAYVTHGVFPKRSWERFTSCNEKEESERAFSYFWITDSCSHTVKAIGDRAPFEVLSLAGSIADALQI; encoded by the exons atggagaagtgCAAGCAGAAGAAAGTGTTGTTATTTTACTGTGTTGAGTCGGAAGATCTTGCTAGAAAAGTTGCTGCTTCACAGTCCGATTCTATACAACTTCAGTCTATTAATTGGAG GAGCTTTGATGATGGATTTCCTAATCTATTCATCAACAATGCGCAAGATATCCGAGGCCAGCATGTTGCTTTCTTAGCTTCTTTCAGTTCTCCAGCTGTCATCTTTGAGCAACTCTCAGTCATCTTCGCTCTCCCTAGGTTATTTGTTGCATCGTTTACGCTTGTTTTACCATTCTTTCCAACCGGTTCTTTTGAACGCATGGAAGAGGAAGGAGATGTTGCAACTGCGTTTACCATGGCAAGGATATTATCTAATATACCCATATCAAGGGGAGGTCCAACCAGTTTGGTCATCTATGATATACATGCTTTGCAG GAAAGATTTTACTTCGGAGATCACGTTTTGCCATGTTTCGAGACTGGAATCCCCCTATTGAAGCAACGGCTTGATCAGCTTCCTGATGCAGACAAT ATTGTCGTGGCATTTCCGGATGATGGAGCATGGAAACGTTTCTACAAGCAGTTGCAGCATTATCCCATG GTCGTGTGTACTAAAGTTCGCGAAGGTGATAAAAGAATAGTTCGACTCAAAGAAGGAAACCCAGCTGGCCGCCATGTCGTAATTGTTGATGATTTGGTGCAATCTGGAGGGACCCTCATTGAGTGCCAG AAAGTTTTGGCAGCTCATGGTGCTACTAAGGTTAGTGCGTATGTTACCCATGGTGTGTTCCCTAAGCGTTCATGGGAGCGATTTACATCCTGCAATGAAA AGGAGGAATCAGAAAGAGCATTCTCTTACTTTTGGATCACGGATTCCTGCTCGCACACAGTGAAAGCTATAGGTGACAGAGCTCCTTTTGAGGTTCTGAGTCTGGCTGGGTCTATCGCCGATGCCCTTCAGATCTAA